A portion of the Musa acuminata AAA Group cultivar baxijiao chromosome BXJ1-1, Cavendish_Baxijiao_AAA, whole genome shotgun sequence genome contains these proteins:
- the LOC135678597 gene encoding glycylpeptide N-tetradecanoyltransferase 1-like, translating into MVVGDDESSHEVEQDPNPVAQPASDASLAAADAAVSVEGDGEIQSLARRIQEALSVGKRHRFWETQPVGQFKDAGRGGLPEGPIEPPTALSAVRPEPYNLPALYEWTTCDMDDEQTCAEVYNLLTNNYVEDDENMFRFNYSKEFLQWALRPPGYFKAWHIGVRVKATKKLVAFITGVPGRIRVREDIIRMAEVNFLCVHKKLRSKRLAPVMIKEVTRRVHLENIWQAAYTAGVILPTPVTTCRYWHRSLNPKKLIDVGFSRLGARMTMSRTIRLYKLPEATATPGFRKMELRDVPAVTRLLREHLSLFVVAPDLDENDVEHWVLPLENVVDSYVVESPETHEVTDFCSFYTLPSSILNNQNYSVLKAAYSFYNVAAKTPLLHLMNDALIVAKQKDYDVFNALDVMHNDTFLKELKFGPGDGQLHYYLYNYRLRNDLKPAELGLVLL; encoded by the coding sequence ATGGTGGTCGGCGACGACGAATCCTCCCACGAAGTGGAACAAGACCCTAACCCAGTTGCGCAGCCAGCTTCCGATGCCTCTCTAGCGGCGGCGGATGCGGCTGTTTCCGTAGAGGGCGATGGGGAGATCCAGTCCCTCGCTCGTAGGATCCAAGAGGCGCTCTCCGTCGGGAAGCGGCACCGTTTCTGGGAGACCCAACCGGTGGGCCAATTCAAGGACGCCGGCCGCGGCGGACTCCCAGAGGGCCCCATCGAGCCGCCGACCGCCCTGTCCGCCGTCAGGCCGGAGCCGTACAACCTCCCCGCCCTCTACGAGTGGACCACCTGCGACATGGACGATGAACAGACCTGCGCCGAGGTATACAATCTTCTCACCAACAACTACGTCGAGGATGATGAGAACATGTTCCGCTTCAACTACTCCAAGGAGTTCCTCCAGTGGGCGCTTCGCCCGCCGGGTTACTTCAAGGCATGGCACATTGGCGTTCGGGTGAAGGCCACAAAGAAGCTGGTTGCCTTCATTACCGGCGTGCCCGGGAGGATCCGGGTGAGGGAGGACATCATCCGGATGGCCGAGGTCAACTTCCTGTGCGTCCACAAGAAACTGCGGTCGAAGCGGCTCGCCCCCGTGATGATCAAGGAGGTCACCAGGCGGGTTCATTTGGAGAACATATGGCAGGCGGCCTACACGGCCGGAGTCATCCTGCCGACTCCCGTCACGACCTGCCGTTACTGGCATCGTTCTCTGAATCCCAAGAAGCTGATTGACGTCGGGTTCTCCCGGCTCGGAGCTCGGATGACTATGAGCCGAACGATCAGGCTCTACAAGCTTCCAGAAGCAACTGCGACCCCTGGGTTTAGGAAAATGGAGCTTCGTGATGTTCCGGCAGTCACCCGGTTGCTAAGAGAGCATTTGAGCCTGTTCGTAGTTGCACCGGATTtggatgagaatgatgtggagcaTTGGGTTCTTCCTCTGGAGAATGTGGTGGACAGTTATGTGGTCGAGAGCCCTGAGACTCATGAAGTGACAGACTTCTGTAGCTTCTACACTCTTCCTTCTTCAATTCTGAATAACCAGAATTATTCGGTGTTGAAGGCTGCTTATTCTTTCTATAATGTGGCTGCAAAGACTCCTCTGCTCCACCTGATGAACGATGCACTTATTGTGGCGAAGCAGAAGGACTATGATGTCTTCAACGCGCTTGATGTCATGCACAATGATACTTTCCTGAAGGAGCTGAAGTTTGGGCCTGGTGATGGGCAACTCCATTACTATCTTTACAACTATCGACTCAGGAATGATTTAAAACCAGCAGAGCTAGGACTCGTTCTTTTGTAG